A window of Sedimentibacter sp. MB31-C6 genomic DNA:
ATTCATAGGTCTTATTATAATGTTTATTAAATTTTTTTGAAACTGAAATATTTATCTTATTTTTAAACTTCGAGCTATCTAAGTAAGAAATTGAATTCGAATATAATAAATTACCAATTTTTTTTTGATTATCTAATAGTAAATCTGTACTTATAGCACTTAAATTACTAATATTTGAATCAGTAAGTAGGGAAGATAATTTTATGTTACTTATTTCATTATAAGTAAAATTTCCTATGGAATTTTGATTATTCAAAATTAAATCTCTTGTAAACATATAAGTTTTATTTATAATATTATTCTTATTGTTCACCAATAATTTATTTAAAACTTCATAGTTATTTGCAGAAATACTGCTAGTTAGGCTACTTCTGATTTTCTGTTCATTTTTTATAAATAATTCATTAATACTTTTTTTGCTAAGAAGATTATTTTCTATATAAAATGCAGTGTTTTTTGCAAAGATCTTTTGATTTTTAATTATATATCCTAAGGAAAAATTTTTGAGAAACGGTAGTTTGCTCAATATCTTTTTCTCTTTATAAGGTTTAAAAATCATATTAATAGCAATTGCATTTGTTGAAAAACCAACTAATGCATAGGTAATCATATTTATAATATTGATATGACCTGGATTAAGAGGAACATTTTGAAAAGCAGCCAATATAATACCTGCTACAACTCCAAGTATTCCACCAAAATACATAATAGGCTTTAGCTCACGACCTATAAAATCATTGGCAAAATCAACAAGTTCATCATCGTTTAGTTTATTTAAATTTTCTGCAACTATATTTTTAACAGATCCTTCAAGAATTTTGTCCATATTGTTGATTATGTAGTTTTGTAATGCTTTAGTGCTATTCTTATTCAAATTATCAATAGAATTTAATTTGTCTATTAATAATGACATATTTTTTTCTTTAATTTTGTTAGATTCACTATGATACTTTTTATTAATATTATTAATAAGAAGTTCATGAATCACAGGATTGTCTAATTTTTTATTAAAATCAATTTTTATAATGTTGTTCTTTATTAGTTTTTTAATTTCGCTTGAATTTTCATTAAGTTGAGTAATAAAAATATTTTTGATTTCATGTATATTATTTTTAAATTTTTCTTCATTTAGTAAATCACCAACACTTTTATTAGTAATGTTACTTAAATAAATGTTCACCTTATTTTCTATATTATTATGAAAATAATTAGATGAAATAATTTTTTTAGATTTAGTTATAAGATTAGTTATTGTTTTTTTTGAAAGTAATTCTTTAGGTAAAAAATCTTTAACTTGTGATTCTAGTATATAATATAAAAGTTGGTTGAAAACTACCTCGAAATGGCTATTTATGTAATTAGTTATAAATATAGTTGTTTTTATTGAATCTATTGAATTGTTTTCAGCTTCTGCTACTATTTCCTTAATAGATAAATTATTCAGTAAATTTATTATTTTTGCACTTATACTACTGCTTAACATCTCGGGTTCAGAAATACTTTTAACATAATCAATGACTTTTTGAACTATATTATATTTTGAGCTTAAATTATTAAAATAAGAATCTTTTATTGTTGATAGAAGTTTACCTTTTAAACCATCTGATTCCTCGATAACTTCATCTATAGAATTATTTATAATTTTGTCAATATTATTATTGTTCTCATTTAACCATTCAATTAATTTTTCAGTTAGAATTGGTATGTTTTCTAAAAGGTAAAGTTTCAGGCTCTTTTCAAAGTTTGCATCTAAAATTTGGAATATACTTTTATCACATTTTTCACCATATAAAAATAAAGAGTTAGACATTTCATATAAAATATTCTGACCTTTATGAGAATTAATAAAGTCTACAAACAATTGAGATAATTTTATTTTTTCTTCTTCACTAAGATTAATAATATCTTTAATTTTTTTATTATAAAAAATTTCTTTTCCAGCAACTAATGCTTTATTAACTTCCGTGGTTTTATAGATATTTAGAATTTTATCATTTATATTGTTGTTATTAACTATATTTTCTAACTCATATAAAATGTTTGAAACGATGTTTTTCTTTGATTTTTCCAAATTACCAAGTATGTTTGCAATCTTTATATGACTGATTTCATTATATAAATTATTTAAAACTTCATCAACGAAATCTGAGTTTTCAATCATAGATGTTATGGAAGAAATTATTGAATTAGTTATTTTAGTTAATTGTTCTTCTGTAAAAACTTCTTCAATATTAATATTATCTATAAAAAAATATATTAGTTCAGAGAGGAATTTAGTTATATTATTCTCTAAAAACTCACCTGTTTTTTGTATTGTTGAGTCAATGCCCCTTATATCAGAAATACTATTATTTTCAATTGAATCATATAAAAAAATAGTAAAAAAATCATTAGTTAGAGCTTCGAATTTTGCATTGAATTTTTCATCATGCAATATTTCGTTGATTTTATCTTTACTAATTATATCATTTTCAATTATATTGCTAAGATTGTCTATAAATTCATTTCTAGTTTTCTTAATGACACCTCCAATTTTTAAAGGAGTATATTCTTTGAATAACATATTAATAGCATAGTCATTAGTTATATATCCTGAAGCACCACCTAAAAATGCTTGTATTATGTAATTAAATATAATGTCTTTCATCATATTTTCCTCTCATAGATCTTAAAAAAATTATATCATTACTATTAAAATTGTGCAAAAAAATTATCAAAATTTGGTACTTTATTTTATTGAATATTTTATTGTATATTAAAATCTATTGAATTATACAAATAAGTTTATATATTAAAATTATATTGATTTTTAACCTAAAATAATGTAAAATAATATAAATACGCAGAATCATCAATAGGAGGAAATTAATAAATGAAAACGTATAACATTGACAAAATTAGAAACGTTGCCCTAATCGGTCATGGAAGTTGTGGAAAAACTGCATTTACAGAAGCACTTTTATACATAACAAAAGTAACTAATCGTTTAGGAAAAGTTGAAGATGGTAATACAATATCAGATTTCGATAAAGAAGAAAAAGATAGACAGTTTTCAATTGGTACATCTATCATACCTGTAGAGTATGAAAATACTAAAATAAATTTCCTAGATACTCCAGGATACTTTGATTTTGTTGGAGAAGTATATGGAGCCATGAGAGTAGCAAGCGGAGCTGTAGTAGTAGTTGATGCAAGTTCCGGTGTAGAAGTAGGGACAGAAAAGGCATGGAAATATGCTGAAGAAAGAAATATGCCAAGAATCATCTTACTTAATAAAATGGATAAAGAAAACGTTGATTTTGATAAAGTACTGGAAGAATTAAGACAAAAGTTTGGTAAAAAAGTAGTTCCATTTGCAGTTCCAATAGGAAAAGAAGAGTCCTTTAATGGATATGTAGATATTATAAGAAGACAAGGTTATATTCTTGATGGAAAGGTATGTGTACCTAAAGATGCTCCTTCTGATGCAATGGATAAAGCTGAAGAATTACGTGCTGAATTAATGGAATCAGTTGCAGAAACAGATGAAGAAATGCTTGAAAAATTTTTCAGTGGCGAAGAGTTCACCGATGAAGAAATACATAATGGATTAAGGCAAGCTGTTATGACAGGGGATTTAGTACCTGTTGTAGTTGGTTCTGCTTCAAGAGCAGTTGGAGCTAATTTACTAATGCATATGATTGTAGAATACCTACCAAGTGCAGAAGATTTAAAAGAAGTTAAGGGAACGAATAATGGAAAAGAAGAAGTTCGCAAAGTTAGTCCGTCTGAACCGTTATCAGCACTTGTATTTAAAACTATTGTTGACCCGTTTGTAGGTAAAATTTCTTTATATAAAGTTTTATCAGGTGTTCTTAAGAAGGATATGGAAATTTACAATGCGAGTAATAGAGAGACAGAAAGAGTCGGAAATATATTTTTCCTAAGAGGAAAGGATCAAATTGAATCTTCAGAAATATCATCAGGAGATATAGGAGCTACATCAAAGCTTCAAAACTTCAAAACTGGCGATACGATTTCATTAAAATCTAATCCTATTGTTTATGATAGTATAGATTTCCCTAAACCATGTTACTTTATGGCGGTTAGTGCTACTACTAAGGATAATGATGAAAAAGTGGGAATTGGTCTTAATAAATTAAACGAAGAAGACCCAACTTTTACTTTAGAAAGAAATGTCGAAACAAAGGAACAAATTATTGGTGGACAGGGAAATATGCAATTATCAGTTATTGCAAGTAAACTTAAAAATCATTATAAGGTTGATGTAAATTTAACTAATCCTAAAGTTGCTTATAGAGAAACAATTAAAGGTAAATCTGATGTTCAAGGTAAACACAAAAAACAATCAGGTGGAGCAGGCCAATATGGAGATGTTCATATTAGATTTGAACCAACAACAGAAGAATTTGAATTTACAGAAGAAATATTTGGAGGTTCAGTTCCTAGAAACTATATACCAGCAGTTGAAAAAGGATTAAGAGAATGCTTAGAAAAAGGCGTTTTAGCTGGTTGTAAGGTTGTTAATATGAAAGCAACATTATATGATGGTTCATATCATGATGTAGACTCTAATGAAATGGCATTTAAAATAGCAGCATCTCTAGCCTTTAAAAAAGGTATGATGGAAGCTAAACCAGTTCTTCTTGAACCAATAGCTAAAGTTGAAATAAACATTCCTGATGAGTACATGGGCGATATAATGGGTGACATGAATAAAAGAAGAGGAAGAATCCTCGGGATGGAACAACAACAAGATGGAACTCAAATGGTACTTGCAGAAGCACCAATGGCTGAAATGTACACATATGCTATAGATTTGAAATCCATGACTCAAGCAAGAGGAAGCTTTACAATGGAGTTCTTAAGATATGACGATATGCCAAACAATATGGCAGAAAAAGTTATTGAAGAATATAAAGCAAAGAATGATAATTAAGTTTAAAAATCAAACAACAGATGCGTTGGGGACAGTCCCCAACGCATTAATAATTTTTTAAAAAAACAGAGGTTATAGCAATTCTATAAAATAGCTATAATTTTATTAGGAGGGAACGGTATGTTTGTTAGTAATACTAAGGAATTTATATTTAGAAATGCTAAATATATTTTACTATTAACATTATTGGTAATATTATTTTTTCTAAACGTAGAGAAGCAAAATCGTTTAAATGAACTTTTAATTGATAAAGGTATTAAAGGGACTTATATTATGGGTGATGAAATGTCAGGAGATGCTGAATATTTAGTTTTTGATAAAACTAATTATTATAGGTATAAGCAATTTAATTTTTTGGAAAAAGGTGAATATGAGAACATTGATAAAAATGTCTATATTTTAAAAAAAGATCCAAAAGAGTATGTTGTTTACAACAAACAGGAAATTTATTATTTTAATTTAAAACAGAATAGTGTTCATTTTTATTCTAAGATAGAAGATGTTTCTTTATTTATTAATGTAGTACCTGATAGAAATTAAAGAAGGGGCTAGTAACTAGCTTAACATTAAACGTCTAGGATATAATATCGAGAGGTTTTTTTATGATTTTTCTATGTATTTAAAATTTCATTTGCAAATTATATAAAATAGTATATAATATAGGGAAATAGAAATAATTAATTAACAATGATAAAAGCTACGATTTATGAATTTCTGCAGAGAGCCGATGGTTGGTGTGAATCGGTGAAAGGAAAAATCTTTCCACTTTTGGAGTTATCGGTGATAAATCGAGGGTTGGTACCCTTTATAGTACTTACGAGTGGTCAGTTATTCTAATAACTGGCAAATTGAGTGGCACCACGAATCTTTCGTCTCATAGTAGATGAAAGATTTTTTTATTTATATTTAAATTTATGGGAGGAAAAATATGTTAGATTTAAGATTTGTTAGAGAAAATCCTGAATTAGTAAAACAAAATATTAAAAATAAATTTCAGGACAATAAGCTGCCTTTAGTAGATGAAGTATTAACTTTAGATATTGAAAACAGAGAAACAATACAAAAAGCTGATTCATTAAGAGCAGAAAGAAATAAAATATCCAAAGAAATTGGCGGATTAATGTCAAAAGGGAAAAAAGAAGAAGCTGAAGAACTTAAAAGAAGAGTAGTGGCCAATCAAGAGGAACTAGCTCAATTAGAAAAGAAAGAAAATGAATTAGAAAAAAGAATACAAAAAATAATGATGACAATTCCTAATATCATTGACCCAAGTGTTCCATTAGGAAAAGACGACAGTGAAAATGTTGAAGTTCAGAGATATGGTGAACCTGTAGTTCCTAATTTTGAAGTACCATATCATACTGATATCATGGAAAAGTTTAATGGTATTGATTTAGATAGTGCAAGAAAAGTAGCTGGTAATGGATTTTATTACTTAATGGGAGATATAGCAAGACTTCATTCTGCAGTGATATCATATGCTAGAGATTTTATGATTGATCGTGGATTCACATATTGTATTCCGCCTTTTATGATTCGTAGTGAAGTTGTTACAGGAGTTATGAGTTTTGCTGAAATGGATGCAATGATGTACAAAATAGAGGGAGAGGATTTGTACTTAATTGGTACTAGCGAGCACTCAATGATTGGTAAGTTCATCGATACTATATTACCAGAATCAAAATTGCCACAAACTTTAACTAGTTATTCTCCATGCTTTAGAAAGGAAAAAGGAGCTCACGGTGTAGAAGAAAGAGGCGTTTATAGAATACATCAATTTGAAAAACAAGAAATGATAGTAGTATGTAAACCTGAAGACAGTATGATGTGGTATGATAAATTATGGCAAAATACTGTGGATTTATTTAGAACATTAGATATTCCTGTTAGAACATTGGAGTGTTGTTCAGGAGATTTAGCTGATTTAAAAGTAAAATCAGTTGACGTTGAAGCTTGGTCTCCAAGACAGAAAAAATATTTCGAAGTAGGAAGTTGTTCTAATTTAGGGGATGCTCAAGCTAGACGTTTGAAAATTCGTGTTAATGGAGAAAAGGGCAAATATTTTGCGCATACATTAAACAATACAGTAGTCGCTCCTCCTAGAATGTTGATAGCATTTTTAGAAAATAATTTAAACGAGGATGGTTCAGTTAATATTCCAGTAGCATTACAGCCTTATATGGGTGGAAATACTATAATAAAATAAAAAAAGTGAGCAGTATATATAGATTTCCATTAGTATAAATAATACTCCTCTTTGTAATAAACAGCATTTTCGTTTGCTAAAAGAGGAGTTGTTTTTCTTTATTCTACTATTGCACCTTTTTAAGTGCCTTTACTATATCTTTGGGTTTTAACACTTTACCAAAAGACACTACCTTTTCATCAATTACTAGTGCTGGAGTTTGAAGCACTCCATAAGATACAATATCCTTCATGTCTTCTATTTTTACTATTTCTGCTTCGATTCCCAATTCCTTTACAGCATCTTCTGTATTTTTCTTTAAAGCTATACAATTTTTACAACCTGAACCTAAAATTTTAATTACCATAATAAATCTCCTTTTATTATTTTTTAATAATTATATAAATATATATCCGAATGCATTAAATGCATAACCGATTATAATAATACCTATTGTTACTAAGCCGACAAATATTCCTAAAAGCTTAACCTTGACAACTTGTTTTAGCATTACTATTGATGGCAGAGACAATGCAGTTACTCCCATCATGAATGAAAGAGCTGTTCCCAATCCAACACCTTTCAATACAAGAGCTTCAGCAATTGGCAATGTTCCAAATATATCAGCATACATTGGTATTCCGGCAAAAGTTGCTACGAGAACTGAATACCACTTATCTTTACCTAATATTGCAGATATTAAAGATTCTGGAATCCAATTGTGAATAGCAGCACCAATTCCAACGCCTATTAAAATATATATCCATACTCTTTTTACTATTTCCAATACTTGTTCTTTTGCAAAATCAATTCTGTCATGAACAGTTAATTCTTCCTGCTCTGTTTCAAGAACCTTATTACCGTATACAAATGGTTCTACATAATCTTCAAGTTTTAATTTGCTTATTATAGTTCCACCTGCTACAGCAAGTATTAGACCGACAATGACGTATGCTATTGCAATTTTCCAATTAAATATACTTGCAAGTAAAATAACCGAAGCTAAATCTACTAGTGGTGAAGATATTAAAAATGAAAATGTAATACCTAATGGTAATCCTGCACTTGTAAATCCAATAAACAAAGGAATTGAAGAGCAGGAGCAAAATGGTGTAACTGTTCCAAGCAATGCACCTAAGATATTACCTGTTATTCCACTAAATCTTCCTAATATTTTTTTAGTTCTTTCAGGAGGAAAATAACTTTGTATATATGAAATTGCAAATATCAAAACTGATAATAGTATAAATATTTTTATTACATCATATATAAAAAAGTGAATACTTCCACCTAGTCGTTCATTAATACTTAAATTAAATACATTTTCTACTAAAAGCTTTATTAAATTGTAAAGCCATTCCATTTTAAGTAATTGGTTATTCAACCATTCAAATATAAACAATTCAATTCTCCTTAATCATTATTTTACACTGATTTTTCAGCTATATTGTTTATGAAATCTTTTAAAATTACAAGGTTATTTTTATTAATAGTATATTTAGTCCAAATTCCATCTTTTCTGCTGTCTACTAAGCCACTTTTACATAGAATTTTCATATGATAAGACAATGTAGGTTGTGTTATTTTAAACTCTTCCAAAATAATACAAGCACAAAGTTCTCCTTGAGTAAGCATTTCAAATATTTTAACTCTTGTTTCATCTGAAAGAGCTTTCATGTATAATGCATAATTTTCATATTTTTCAGCCAATTTTACACCTCTTTTATTAATTTGACATATAGATAATTATCTATATGTATTATATTCATCATATTGATAATTGTCAATATGTTTATGAAAATTTTTTTGAATATAAAACTGATTTTACATAGATTTTACAAAAAATATGATATTAATACATTGACATATAGTTATATATCAATATATAATTTGATAAATTAAATGATTAATGTAAAGGAGAATTATAGTGAGTAATAATAAACCAAAGGTAGCATTTATATGTGTTCATAATTCATGCAGAAGTCAAATTGCAGAAGCTCTTGGAAAATACTTTGCATCTGATGTATTTGACAGTTATTCGGCGGGAACTGAAACTAAACCACAAATAAACCAAGATGCAGTGAGATTGGTGAAAAAAATTTACGATATTGATATAAATCAAAAACATTATTCTAAATTAATAACGGAACTTCCTGAAATAGATATAGTAATAAAGATGGGATGTAATGTTATTTGTCCATTTGTTGAAAGCAAATACGAAGAAGATTGGGGTTTAGACGATCCTACAGGAAAAAGTGATGAGGAATTTGAAAGGGTAATTGCTGAAATTGAAAAGAAAATTAAGGAACTAAAAAATAAGATTTTAAATCAAAAATTGTATTAACAATATCTATTTGATTGATAAAATATTCTATTAAATTATATCAAATAGATTTTATTTAAAATCGCATATGCGTATATGCTCATTTAAGAATATATAAGGAGATGACAATTTGATTGAAATTTTTAAAGCATTGGCAGATGAAACAAGATTACGTATTTTATCACAATTATTAAAAGACGAGATGTGTGTATGTGAAATTGAAGATTGTTTAGAACTTACACAATCTAATGCGTCTAGACATTTGACTGTACTTAAAAAAGCAGGTATTTTAGAAAGTTATAAAAAAGCACAGTGGACTTATTATAATATTAGTGATGAATTTAAGAGTAAAAATATGGAACTATATAAATATCTAATAAAAATGATAAGTGGGTTGTCTTGTTATGAAAGAGACAGTCAAAGGTTTAAAAAATGCAAGGCAAATGATTTGTGCAACAATAAATAAATTTTGGAGGACTTTATTATGAGCAAAGAAAATAAATCAGAAATAGGATTTTTTCAAAAATATTTAACATTATGGGTAGCGCTTTGTATGGTAACAGGTGTATTAATTGGAAAATTCATACCATCAATACCAGAGTTTTTTGGCAATTTTGAATATGCTAATGTTTCAATACCAACTGCTATACTTATTTGGGTAATGATTTATCCTATGATGATGAAGGTAGATTTTCAAAGTATTAAAAATGTAGGCAAAAACCCAAAAGGTCTTTATGTTACTTGGATTACTAATTGGATTATTAAACCTTTTTCAATGTATGCAATAGCTTCATTCTTTTTATTTGTAGTTTTTAAGAACTTTATTGCTTCTGAACTTGCAACGGAATATTTGGCAGGGGCAGTATTACTCGGTGCAGCTCCATGCACAGCAATGGTATTTGTATGGAGTACCTTAACTAAGGGTAACCCCGCTTATACAGTAGTTCAAGTAGCTACTAATGATTTAATCATATTAGCAGCCTTTATACCTATAGTAAAATTTTTATTAGGAGTTAGCAATGTTTCAGTTCCATGGGACACATTAGTATTATCAGTTATTCTTTTTGTAGTAATACCTTTAACTGGTGGTGTATTAACTAGGTTGAACATAATTAAGAAAAAAGGGTTGGAATATTTTGAAAACAAGTTTTTGCCAAAATTTGATGGAGTAACTACTGCGGGTTTATTATTAATGTTGATTCTATTATTCTCTTTTCAAGGAGAGACTATTTTAAATAATCCGTTACATATTTTGTTAATAGCTATACCACTTACAATTCAGACTATTTTAATATTTTTTATAGCTTATTTAGCATGTAAATGGTTTAAATTGCCCTATGAAATCGCGGCACCTGCAGGCATGATAGGAGCATCTAATTTTTTTGAACTTGCAGTAGCTGTAGCAATAGCATTATTCGGTATGGATTCACCGGCAGCATTAGCTACAACAGTTGGTGTATTAACTGAAGTTCCAACAATGCTTTTTCTTGTATATATAGCCAATAGTACTAAGAACTGGTTTCCTACATCTAAATAAATATTATTATTGAATATGAATAAGGACCTTTCAAGTGAAATATTTTTACTTGAAAGGTCTTTTATTGTGATGTACAATTGCAGTATCTATTATAGAAAACAAGAGGATATGATAATGCCTGAAAAAATTTATGATAACAAAATAATAAGAAAAAAGATATTTTTACTTATTATACCAGTGATGCTGGAAAATATATTTCAAGTATCGGCTGGTCTCATATCAGCTGCAATGATAGGAAGGCTTACTCCTACACTTATATCTTCTCAAGGAATTTGTACCAGAATAACAGGGGTATTATGGTGCTTATTTAAAGGCATTGGGGTAGGAGCAACAGTTATTATCGCTAAAACATATGGTAAAAGTGATATGACAAAGTGTAAAAAGACATTTGAACAAACAGTTATTACAGGAGTTTTAATTGCAGTTGCCTTAATAATTATAATATTATTTAATTCATCAAAGATTTTATCTTTTTTCACAACCAATACTGAAACATTATTTCATTCAAGTGAATATTTGAAAATAGTTATTTTAACAGCACCCTTTCTTTTGATTATGTCAGTAGTAACAGCTGCATTTCAAGGTTGTGGAAATACGAAAACTCCCATGTATATTGCGATTGTTGTTAATATAATAAATGTGATGCTAGGATATGTGCTCATATATGGTAAGTTTGGATTTCCAAGATTATCACTTATAGGTGCAGCCTTAGCGCTTTTAATTGCACAGATATCAGGTGCTTTATTAGGTTTTTATCTTCTATACAATAAAACACATGGGTTATTTAGTATTATTGACAAATTTGATTTAAAGTTAAATTTTAATTTAATGAAAAAAGTTTATTCTATTGGCATACCAGCAGCATTTGAAAGTATGTTTTGGCAACTTTCTGCTATAGTTATGAGTAAAATA
This region includes:
- a CDS encoding DUF445 family protein, yielding MMKDIIFNYIIQAFLGGASGYITNDYAINMLFKEYTPLKIGGVIKKTRNEFIDNLSNIIENDIISKDKINEILHDEKFNAKFEALTNDFFTIFLYDSIENNSISDIRGIDSTIQKTGEFLENNITKFLSELIYFFIDNINIEEVFTEEQLTKITNSIISSITSMIENSDFVDEVLNNLYNEISHIKIANILGNLEKSKKNIVSNILYELENIVNNNNINDKILNIYKTTEVNKALVAGKEIFYNKKIKDIINLSEEEKIKLSQLFVDFINSHKGQNILYEMSNSLFLYGEKCDKSIFQILDANFEKSLKLYLLENIPILTEKLIEWLNENNNNIDKIINNSIDEVIEESDGLKGKLLSTIKDSYFNNLSSKYNIVQKVIDYVKSISEPEMLSSSISAKIINLLNNLSIKEIVAEAENNSIDSIKTTIFITNYINSHFEVVFNQLLYYILESQVKDFLPKELLSKKTITNLITKSKKIISSNYFHNNIENKVNIYLSNITNKSVGDLLNEEKFKNNIHEIKNIFITQLNENSSEIKKLIKNNIIKIDFNKKLDNPVIHELLINNINKKYHSESNKIKEKNMSLLIDKLNSIDNLNKNSTKALQNYIINNMDKILEGSVKNIVAENLNKLNDDELVDFANDFIGRELKPIMYFGGILGVVAGIILAAFQNVPLNPGHINIINMITYALVGFSTNAIAINMIFKPYKEKKILSKLPFLKNFSLGYIIKNQKIFAKNTAFYIENNLLSKKSINELFIKNEQKIRSSLTSSISANNYEVLNKLLVNNKNNIINKTYMFTRDLILNNQNSIGNFTYNEISNIKLSSLLTDSNISNLSAISTDLLLDNQKKIGNLLYSNSISYLDSSKFKNKINISVSKKFNKHYNKTYEFLDNPMKIKNSLLKYNNKYQAYINRPLSEIISTETNEELILIVNNKIHEILISENYRENITNVIIKLFNNYFQKNKNFEDLFEGKLKNYINSKVPMLLDKLSLSIKNNVITKKDSISTKVKIEIKNHLGVLEKGMYSLIGGDELIDKLMNKIIVNKIPEFMDDKENEVLHIVYNLLNDKLYKSKVDNLHNFLNKIQIKSIIDNYLSDLDNVKNIEDKLKLIIKETVFKIEKVNLNSLLKFMSLNDINNTFTLYKDELKVIFSYLSESLKNNKEEIIAAVDRTTNFIVEEFYKSCSFKKIFKDVTEEDINIIVNNLIIILNKNDNLQNSFSFLIKEYKEYVSQNNLSEFIDKDEFMKSTELFVMKLLNNPKTEIHLKNFYSSLLNESTNCNFSFIDEKTKSYFLNIFVNSSINSVRNNIDELLKSIELDKIAREEIENMEPKKIHEMFNSFADKYFKKLMLYGLGGFVFGINMYVGFTVTILKVIGGKFKM
- the fusA gene encoding elongation factor G — protein: MKTYNIDKIRNVALIGHGSCGKTAFTEALLYITKVTNRLGKVEDGNTISDFDKEEKDRQFSIGTSIIPVEYENTKINFLDTPGYFDFVGEVYGAMRVASGAVVVVDASSGVEVGTEKAWKYAEERNMPRIILLNKMDKENVDFDKVLEELRQKFGKKVVPFAVPIGKEESFNGYVDIIRRQGYILDGKVCVPKDAPSDAMDKAEELRAELMESVAETDEEMLEKFFSGEEFTDEEIHNGLRQAVMTGDLVPVVVGSASRAVGANLLMHMIVEYLPSAEDLKEVKGTNNGKEEVRKVSPSEPLSALVFKTIVDPFVGKISLYKVLSGVLKKDMEIYNASNRETERVGNIFFLRGKDQIESSEISSGDIGATSKLQNFKTGDTISLKSNPIVYDSIDFPKPCYFMAVSATTKDNDEKVGIGLNKLNEEDPTFTLERNVETKEQIIGGQGNMQLSVIASKLKNHYKVDVNLTNPKVAYRETIKGKSDVQGKHKKQSGGAGQYGDVHIRFEPTTEEFEFTEEIFGGSVPRNYIPAVEKGLRECLEKGVLAGCKVVNMKATLYDGSYHDVDSNEMAFKIAASLAFKKGMMEAKPVLLEPIAKVEINIPDEYMGDIMGDMNKRRGRILGMEQQQDGTQMVLAEAPMAEMYTYAIDLKSMTQARGSFTMEFLRYDDMPNNMAEKVIEEYKAKNDN
- the serS gene encoding serine--tRNA ligase, whose translation is MLDLRFVRENPELVKQNIKNKFQDNKLPLVDEVLTLDIENRETIQKADSLRAERNKISKEIGGLMSKGKKEEAEELKRRVVANQEELAQLEKKENELEKRIQKIMMTIPNIIDPSVPLGKDDSENVEVQRYGEPVVPNFEVPYHTDIMEKFNGIDLDSARKVAGNGFYYLMGDIARLHSAVISYARDFMIDRGFTYCIPPFMIRSEVVTGVMSFAEMDAMMYKIEGEDLYLIGTSEHSMIGKFIDTILPESKLPQTLTSYSPCFRKEKGAHGVEERGVYRIHQFEKQEMIVVCKPEDSMMWYDKLWQNTVDLFRTLDIPVRTLECCSGDLADLKVKSVDVEAWSPRQKKYFEVGSCSNLGDAQARRLKIRVNGEKGKYFAHTLNNTVVAPPRMLIAFLENNLNEDGSVNIPVALQPYMGGNTIIK
- a CDS encoding thioredoxin family protein; this translates as MVIKILGSGCKNCIALKKNTEDAVKELGIEAEIVKIEDMKDIVSYGVLQTPALVIDEKVVSFGKVLKPKDIVKALKKVQ
- a CDS encoding permease — translated: MFIFEWLNNQLLKMEWLYNLIKLLVENVFNLSINERLGGSIHFFIYDVIKIFILLSVLIFAISYIQSYFPPERTKKILGRFSGITGNILGALLGTVTPFCSCSSIPLFIGFTSAGLPLGITFSFLISSPLVDLASVILLASIFNWKIAIAYVIVGLILAVAGGTIISKLKLEDYVEPFVYGNKVLETEQEELTVHDRIDFAKEQVLEIVKRVWIYILIGVGIGAAIHNWIPESLISAILGKDKWYSVLVATFAGIPMYADIFGTLPIAEALVLKGVGLGTALSFMMGVTALSLPSIVMLKQVVKVKLLGIFVGLVTIGIIIIGYAFNAFGYIFI
- a CDS encoding ArsR/SmtB family transcription factor, with translation MAEKYENYALYMKALSDETRVKIFEMLTQGELCACIILEEFKITQPTLSYHMKILCKSGLVDSRKDGIWTKYTINKNNLVILKDFINNIAEKSV
- a CDS encoding arsenate reductase ArsC produces the protein MSNNKPKVAFICVHNSCRSQIAEALGKYFASDVFDSYSAGTETKPQINQDAVRLVKKIYDIDINQKHYSKLITELPEIDIVIKMGCNVICPFVESKYEEDWGLDDPTGKSDEEFERVIAEIEKKIKELKNKILNQKLY
- a CDS encoding ArsR/SmtB family transcription factor translates to MIEIFKALADETRLRILSQLLKDEMCVCEIEDCLELTQSNASRHLTVLKKAGILESYKKAQWTYYNISDEFKSKNMELYKYLIKMISGLSCYERDSQRFKKCKANDLCNNK
- the arsB gene encoding ACR3 family arsenite efflux transporter, with amino-acid sequence MSKENKSEIGFFQKYLTLWVALCMVTGVLIGKFIPSIPEFFGNFEYANVSIPTAILIWVMIYPMMMKVDFQSIKNVGKNPKGLYVTWITNWIIKPFSMYAIASFFLFVVFKNFIASELATEYLAGAVLLGAAPCTAMVFVWSTLTKGNPAYTVVQVATNDLIILAAFIPIVKFLLGVSNVSVPWDTLVLSVILFVVIPLTGGVLTRLNIIKKKGLEYFENKFLPKFDGVTTAGLLLMLILLFSFQGETILNNPLHILLIAIPLTIQTILIFFIAYLACKWFKLPYEIAAPAGMIGASNFFELAVAVAIALFGMDSPAALATTVGVLTEVPTMLFLVYIANSTKNWFPTSK